One region of Anas acuta chromosome Z, bAnaAcu1.1, whole genome shotgun sequence genomic DNA includes:
- the LOC137848276 gene encoding cryptic protein-like: MYRGKHVRILFTLTVVWQAFHLGKGREEEDNEKDVKNLNVTAQKLQPKNEGTIINALSDMNQSYESRKQQNSRSFVPFTGITESKKLNRNCCLNGGTCILGAFCACLKHFTGRYCEHDERQSNCGSIAHGAWVLKGCWLCRCGFGTLNCLSEIMHENCELKREEEEITRLYSNGLRLQQTMFTLTCLLTLLLEFCCWQL; the protein is encoded by the exons atgtaCAGGGGAAAACACGTTAG aattcttTTCACTCTGACTGTGGTCTGGCAGGCCTTTCACTTAGGAAAAG GCCGTGAAGAAGAAGACAAtgaaaaagatgtgaaaaatcTCAATGTCACAGCGCAAAAGCTACAGCCTAAGAATGAAGGGACTATTATAAATGCTCTCAGTGACATGAATCAGAGttatgaaagcagaaaacaacagaaTTCCAGGTCATTTGTACCTTTTACTGGGATTACAGAGA GTAAAAAACTGAATAGAAACTGCTGCCTAAATGGAGGGACCTGTATCCTTGGGGCTTTCTGTGCATGCCTAAAGCATTTCACTGGCCGGTACTGTGAACACGATGAACGGCAAAG CAACTGCGGCAGCATTGCCCATGGTGCCTGGGTGCTGAAGGGTTGTTGGCTGTGTCGGTGTGGCTTTGGTACTCTGAACTGTCTCTCTGAAATAATGCATGAAAACTGCG AactgaaaagagaagaggaggaaattaCCAGACTATATTCTAATGGCCTAAGATTACAACAAACGATGTTTACACTCACTTGCCTCCTCACCTTACTCTTGGAGTTTTGCTGCTGGCAGTTGTGA